The DNA window TGCCCTTTGCAATGAAACGTGGGCAAGTCATAAAAGTAAGCCATGACGATAATACGCCTGCAATGAGCTGGCCTATTTTCACCAATCGCGCTGGCCGATTTGTTGTGGAAGGCATTAGTGCTGGCGACTATCGAATCGAAGTGGGAAGTGCTATGGGTAACTTCCAGATTGATGACTCCGAAAAGCGCTTTGTTAAAGTAGGTAGTATCACGCTCAAGCAAGCTAACTCAAAAGGAAACTCAAACAAATGAAATTAAGGAATATGGTTTTACTTGTATTGGGTTATTTGCTGCTAATAAACACTGCATTTGCAAAACCGTGCAAAGGCAACATATTAGTCTCGTCGAACTCCTCTGAAGTGATTGAAGAGTACAACAATCGCGCGACGGTTTATTTACCCTTAAAAATCCAAGTTCCGGATTCATTAGTCAGTTGTGCAGATGAAATTTGGGTGGAGGATGTTTACTACTATTCGCTTGTATTCTCAGGCCCAACAGAAGACAAATACGGCAAGCTTCTCGACGAGCAATTCAATACCTTATCTCCTCGCAATGGAATTTGGAGCATGCCGCTTAATAGTCGAACAACTCAATTATGGATTCGATTAAGACACTACAGCTTATTCCCTGCAGGAAATTACACAGGCAGTATAAAAGTAACACTACTACGCAAAAGCAAAATAATTGATGAACAGTACTTAGATGTCACTTACTACTCTGAGCCGCAAATCGCTATTTCGCTTGATAATTCCAGCCAAAGTAAAGTGTCGGGTAGTAACGGGCTTTATCAGATCGATCTGGGTGACTTGAAATCAAACATGCGATTCTACTGGGGTATTAAAATTCTTAGCAATAGTTCATACGACGTTGTTTTAGATTCAGAATTCAATGGATTACGTCATGAATCCGACTCGCAATCTGTAATTGATTACACCATTGGCTTCGATAACGTCAAAATTTCGTCATCTGAGCGTCTTATGCGTAGCTACAACTTTTATCCTGGTGTCAGAAATACGTGGTACGGCTTTGAATTTATTTTGGGTAATACCGAAATGAAACCTGCGGGTATTTACCGAGATAATTTATCCCTGACTGTCTACCCAAGATAACAAGTTGATTTAAAAAGACTTTAAACAGAAATAAGAGTTATAAAGAAACTAACACAATATATTTTAAAGAAGTTGGCACACCCTTTGCTTTATGTATTTCATCTAGGTAATCAAACCTAACTAATTAAATACAAATAAATACAAAGCTGTACTTATTCAAGGGGAAAAGCCATGAACACATTACTTAAAACTCTACTTGTAACGACTGCAATCACATCAGCTGCGGCAAACGCGGCAAACGTTACAAGCACTTCAGCGTCTGAAGCTAAATTCTCATTTGCTGGCAAAATTGACCCTATGTGTAAGACAAGCAGCGGCACAACAAACAGTGTAACTAATCTTGTATTGGACGCATCACAACAAGTTCAAGACATTGGTACATTGGACGTTTGGTGTAACACGGGTAAAAATGCAACGACAGAATACACGTCTTTAAATGGTGGCTTCCTACAAGCAGACAATACACAAAAAAGCCAAATTGCGTATACGCTAACGATTGATGGTATCGCTGATATTAACCTGCAAAGTGGTAAATACACTCACACTTCAACGCTTGCTGGAACGGGTGTTAACGGTGAAACCAAAGCAACTACATTAAAAATCAAACCTCTTTCTAACGGTTTGAATGATGCTGGTACTTACTCAGACACTATCACAGTAACAGTAAGCCCGAACTAATTTAGATTTAAGGCAATGGAGTTTATGGCTTAATCTTTATTGCCTGTAACCCTACAAACGCTGGTCATAACATGACTAGCGTTTTTCTTTACGACGAGTCAATTTAATTCTCTCACGCAAAAAATCACACGAATACACAGCGGTACTCTGAATTAACAACGTTTGGGATGCATTGCCTTTTAAAAGCGATAGATTGCAAGGTGTGAGAATTACGTTAGACCACGTTGAAGGCTTTTTTGCTATTCCAGTTGAATTTTACGGAAGCCATACGCGACCACAGTACACAAACCACGGCATTGCAAAAGGGCGATTGTTTAATAAGAATTACTTAATTGGCGCTAATCGTTACGGTGATCGTGTCAGAATAAGTGCCAGCCTCATTAAGCCCATTAGATTGAGGGGTAATTTTCAATGTGGTTGCTTTGGTTTCCCCAGCAAGACCAGAACCCGCGAGCGTTGCCTTAACGTGCTTGTAAGCACCACTTTGTAAGTCGATACCTGATGTGTCACCAATGTCCAACGTATACGCAAGTTTACTACCTTGAGCATTATCGGCAACAAGAAATCCGCCATTGGCTGAGCTATATTCCGTTGTTGCGTTCTCGCCAGTATTGCACCAAACATCTAATGTGCCAATATCTTGCGTTTTTTGGGATGCGTCTAACGTAAGCCCCGTCACTGTATTCGTGCCACTGCTTGTTTTACAGGCAGGCTCGACCGCGCCTTCAAACGAAAACTTTGCTTCATTGCCTGATAAATCAGTTACATTCGCAGCCAACGGCATTGATGCGATAGCAAATACAATAGACCAGTTTTTTAATGATGTGCGCATAGACCCCCCTATCCTTCAAATTACAGCATTCCTTGAGTATTTTGCAACTTTTAAACGACGAATATTTCGAATAAAAATAACGACATTTCTTTCATTTTACCGTCAAATTTGCCCACAACTTTGATCTTGTTTAAGAAAAACAAACTTTCAATCTTTACGTCGGCGCGTTTAAAACCGAGTACTCTATTTATACCGATGAGTTTATGTATTACCTACTCAGTTTGTAATACGTTGTAATTGCTCTCTCCATCCATCAATTCTAGCTTTACATTTCAACCTCGATATAACTTCAAAGGAATATGAAATGAAAAGTGAAATGTTAGTTGATGTGTACTTTTTAATGGATGCCACGGGCAGTATGCAAAATGCGATTGATGGCGTGAAAACCGAAATCAAGAACTATGTTGCAAGCTATTGCAAGTGTAACCCAAGAGTCAATCTTGCATACGGACTTGGTATTTATAGAGATACTGGTGATTCACAACCATTCAATTTTATCCAAACGGTAAACACAAATGTCGACTCGCTTGTGACTAATTTGGCGCGGGTTACAGCAACAGGAGGCGGTGATACACTTGAGGGACAAGTTATTCCACTATCGTTACTAAATTACAACGTAGCGCGATGGAGACCCGGCGCGCTCAGAATTGTTGCTTGGTATGGTGATCATGGTGCGCATGAAACTAGAGTGTATCAAGGTCGGACCTATAACAAAGAAACGGCTGTAAATAACCTAAAACTTGTTCTGTGTGGTTAGAAACCGACCACTCAAACCACTGTTGGCCTTGTACACCTTTTCGGCTAAACACCAACGTGTTGTCTTCGCTCGACCAATAACGTGGAACACCAACGACGTCATCGAAATATTGTATAGCTGGCGTGTCACTTTGCCATCGAACCATCACCAATCGTTCATTGCGCGCAAACGCCAACATACTGCCATCCTCATTCCACACGGGTTGCGAGAGCGCTAATTGCTGGGTTGGATTGGCGTAAATAAGTCTCTCTGCACCGCTTTCAATCTCCTTTACAAACACTTGAGAGAAACCATTTCGATTGGAATTGAACGCCACATGACGGCCTGATGGGGAAAAACTAGCCAGCCAACTATGACGATTAGACTGAGTTAACGGCCTTGCATGCGCCTCATCGAATCGCCTCACAAACACATTGCCGTTTATTTTCTTTAACGTAAAACTCAGGTGTTGACCATTTGTCGACATGGTTGGGAAATGCAAAAACTCGTAGTTCTCAAAGTCGATATCAGAGAGCTCATTGTGGTTATCCAAGTAGCGTAATCGCTTACCGTCACTCAGCAAATAGCCCTTTGTCGCCTCAGAATAGGTAACAAAATACCAATTTTCATCCAATGTGGCGATTGTAGTTACCTGCTTGCTTTGCACATCTAACAACCAGATCTGTGACCGATGTTGTTCATCAAACCCCACCATAGCCACGGTTGATGATCCCTCGGCATTAGCGACGCGGTAAGGGAGAAAGACATTCGTCGGCTCATAGATTTTATCGACGAACCCCGTGCGTAAGTTACCACGATAAAGCGCTGATACGCCGGTCTCTTTCGATAAAAAGACCACTGAATCATTAATAACCACAACATTGCCAATGCCCAATGTTCCGTCGAATGTGAAATGACGTTGCACAGCGTGCTTTTGATAGTGACTATCCATCAGTAGGCTTTCAAACACCAGTTCATTGCCCTGCTGTGACACAAACAACAGTTGATGTTTGTACCCCGAAAGCGAAGGACGAACCCAAGCTGCATAGCGAATGTGCTCGTCACTCTGCCAAATCAATTTTGAGATTGTTCTATCAAGCGAGGATAGCCAAACTTGTGTTCCAAGCTTGTCGTTCTCCGGTTCCCTCAGATAAATTATCGCGTTACTGTCTGGTGTAAATAAGCTGAATGATTCATCTTCTAGCGTCGCTGAAATAGGTCGAAGGTTGCTGACATGTGGCATTTTAGGCGAGGATGACGTCGTCGCCATAAAAAGTATCCCAACTACCCCGCACAATAGTAATACCGCGAGTGAATAGAGCAAATACGCGGGTGTTCGATTAAGAATAACTTGTTCATTAAGCGAGCCCCCCTGTGGACGCTGATGTGAAACCGCGATCGTCTTTATCACGCCATGCAACGCATAACCACGTTTTGGGTACGTTTTTAGTACGTCCTTCTCAAGGTCTCCCAGTGCATTTCTTATCTGGTTTATCGCTCGTCGAATAGATACTGGATTAAAAATAGCACGTGGCCAAACCTGTTCAAAAATGGTTTCCGCACGCACTACTTGCCCTTCATGATGCGCGAGCAATACCAGTACATCCATCACCTTAGGTTCTAAGCGCGTTTGTCTACCATGACAAATGAGTTCACCTGTGGCAGGTGAAACCTGCACATTATTCAACCAAAAACCATCACGTAAGTTTACTTGTTGATTGTTAGCGTGTGCTTTTGGCTCACTTTCAAAGCAATCCAACATCCTGTATTCCTTACTTTTTATTTATCTTAATGTTTTCAGAACAAAAGCATAACGCTTTATCTATCGCTATCTGTTTAGGGTGCTTGCACACTCGATTCGAACACTACCTGCAATTGGGTTGTTGTTGGATTTTCCAATCGTTAACAATAATAGAAAGGTATTTCGCAATGCTTCATTTTCCTTCTAACATCAGACATTTCTTAATCTACTTCGGTTTTGCTGTGCTATCGATAGTAACAAGCAAATCAGCACTATCCAATGCCAATGCGGGATTGGATCCACACACACTATTAGACAGCACCATCACTATGTTACAAAATCAACGTGATCAGGCTGTAAGTGATTACGTAGACACTTATTTTCATAAAGACGCATTGGAGCGTTGGAATGGCGAAGGGCGTGAACGCTATATTGGGTGGTTAAGTGCAATAAAACACTACCACAAGACCTTTAGTTTGCATGAAGCGTTACCCTTTGATGAAAAACGTAATCGCGTAACAGCTAAAATACTTTCACAAAGCACTCGTATTATCTACACCCTGACAATTACGCTCACTCAAGTCCAATTAGCGTCATCCGATGATAGTAGCCTACCTTGGAAAGTATCTGGTATTTCTATAACGGCGGACAAGCCTGTCATCGACAGCACACTCCACTCACTGACAAAACAAGAATTGGCAACCAAACTGGCGGAGTATGTTGATTTTATGATCAAAAACAACGCGTTCTCAGGCGCCCGTATTGTTGGCAGATAACGACACCATTTTGTACCAAAGTGCACATGGTTACGCTGAACAACGATTTCAAATTAAAAATAACGTCGACACACGCTTTAACATTGCGTCTTTGAATAAAATGTTTACCGCCGTTAGCGTATTGCAATTGGCTGAAGCGGGAAAACTATCCCTTCAAGATCCAATAACGAACTACATTGACCACACACTACTAGGTAATGGTGATTTTAGTGCGATTACCATTGCTCATCTTTTATCTCACACTGCGGGATTAGGCTACCCAAATTACCCGAAAACCCACCCAAACGATTTACGAAACCTAAACGATTACCTACCGTATCTGCGCTATATTCCTATTGTGAGTAAACCAGGGGAACAATTTCGCTATAGCAGTGAAGGGTTTATTTTGCTCGGTCTCATCATAGAAGCGGTATCCAAGCAACCTTATGATGATTACTTAAAACAACATGTCTTTACGAAGGCAGGTATGACACAAACAGGTAACTTTGATATCGATGGCGTCACACCCAATATAGCAATGGGTTACTTTTATTCAAACGAGCTCAAGTCTATGCAAACTAATTGGTTTATTCACGGCATTAAAGGAAATTCCGCAGGTGGGGGTTACTCGAACGTTGCAGACTTATACGCCTTTTCAAAAGCGTTAACCCATAATCACTTGTTAACCAAAAAATACACCCGTCTCGCGTTTTCCGCTAAACCTGAATTTCATTCCGACCATTATGGGTTTGGCTTTAGTGTACATCATAGCGATAGTGGCAAAGTGATTGGTCATAACGGTGCATTTATTGGCGTCGGTGCCGATCTTCGTGTTTATTTGGATAAAGGGATAACCGTCGTTGTACTCGGAAATCAGGATATGGTGACAACCCCAGTTATCACCTACGTGAATGAGCTTATGCGGCACGTGCAGTAAGTCACTCGTGTATTCGTGCTGGGTTTGTATACACCAAACAAACTCAGCACGCGTGTAATTAAGAACATTCGGCTATTACAAAAGGCAAACGCCGATAAAATAACAAACAATCTATTTACAAAATTTTGGAGCGCTACTGTGTTAGTCCGTTATTCCGCCAGCCTTTTTGCGGCCTTGTTTATGAACATGGTATCTGCAAACCCTAAGACGACCGAAAATAAGGAAAATGACCTCACAGAACAACAAACTATTCATCTCGTTGATAAACAAATTGCAGCGTACAATGCGCGCGATATCGATGCCTTTGCGGCTACCTATCATGATGATGCAGAAATTTACGTCTATCCTAATCAGCTACTATTAAAAGGCAAAACCGCACTCATTGAACGCTATAAGCAGACATTTACCGCACTGACCATGCTAAGAGCAACCTCAGTACAACGCATCGTCAAAGGTAATTACTTAGTTGACCTTGAACGAGCGGAATCATCAACACACCCCTCTCAAGAAGTCACCCGTCGCGTTGAGCTAATTGCCACCTACGAGATAGAAGATGGACTTATCAAACGAGTTACGTTCAAGCGTTAGTCAAACCGATCTTGGCTAAACTACATTGACTGTTACGAATGGCTTTTTAATTGTTCAGTTTCAAGGTATGCTCTCAAGACATCTGACCAGTTGATTAACAAAAATGAAAACACGCATCACTGAACTTTTTGGCATTGAAAAGCCGATTATCTTACCTGGTATGAGTTGGATCTCCGTACCTGAACTCGTCGCTGCGGTATCAAACGCAGGCGGTTTGGGTATTTTGGCAACTGGCCCTCTTAGCAAAGCGCAAACCAAAGATGCCATCGCGAAAATTCGCTCGCTAACGGACAAGCCATTTGGCGTAGGTGTTACACTTATGATGCCGGGTGCAAAAGAAAATGCCAAAATAGCGCTTGAACTCGAAGTGCCTGTAATCAATTTCTCGCTGGGTAAAGGTGATTGGCTTGTTGAAGGCGCTAAGAAATACGGTGGTAAAGTTATAGCGACCGTTGTAACTGAAAAACATGCCTTGGCGGCACAAAAATCGGGGGTCGATGCATTACTTGTCACTGGCCATGAGGCCGCAGCCCATGGTGGTGATGTGACCTCTTTGTGTCTTGTCCCAAATATTGTGGACATTGTTGACATTCCTGTGATTGCCGCAGGCGGTTTTGCTGACAGTCGGGGCCTTGTCGCGGCACTCGCATTGGGGGCAGACGGCGTTGCAATGGGGTCGCGCTTTGCGACAAGCCTTGAAAGCCCTGTTCATCAAAACGTCAAAGATGCCGTCGTAGCAAAACGGGTTGAAGACACCATCTATTCCAAAAACTTTGATGGCCTATACGCACGAGTTATGAAAACACCGATGGCAGAAAAAGCCACTCGTAGGCCGATGAATATATTCGTAGCAATAGCGAAATCGTTTAAAGCCGCAAAAATGGTCGACATGCCACTTTGGAAGTTGATACTCGGCCTTTTCGCACAATTCGATAAAATAAAAATGTTGTCTTTGTTTGGTGCTGCGACGGAAAAACTAGAAGCCGCAACCATTCATGGTGATTTGGAACATGGCGTTCAATTTATAGGTCAATCTCAAGGTGTTATACACGATGTGCGCTCAGTACAGTCACTGATGGACAGTATGATGGAGGACGCCTTAAAACTTGTCGATGTCCTCAATCTGAAAATCAAAAATTAAGCCTCTTTCGAGGCTTAATTGTCCTATTCTTGGTAACGTTCTGCATCGTAAAACAACGGTTTTAATCCACCACAATGGGTGAATTTTACGGTTAATTCATTTTCCGATGGCACTCTTGAAGAGGTTCTGAATTTCTGTAAACAGGCGCCGCGCATGTCCACAAAGATAAGATGATTAAAGCTCGGCTTTTGCTGAATTTTATGAATATAGATATGCTCGTTTTCTTTTACTTCAATTAAGTCATACTCTTGCCATTGCGACGCAGGCACTAAATCTTTTAGCTCTCTTGCATACAGTTTACCGGTAAATTCTATGCTTTTGTTTTCATAGAGCAATTCACCACCATTGTCCAAATCACCAGCGTAAACATCCACGTTAACCGTCACTTCATTGCCACGGATCAAATTCTCAATATTGAATTTTTTCGTTTTTAACGTCACCAGATCAAAATCACGCACCATATTTAAAAATGCCACGTCTTTGTTTTCGATTTTGTAAACGATTTGAACATCGCTGGGTTTCTCATAGGTGGGCATTGACACGGCAAAGACTTTGGACGCTTGGTTGACCAGCACCATTTTATGCTCACCTTCCCACACGGGGTTTAGCGGAGGTGGCTCAGGCTTTTTCTC is part of the Pseudoalteromonas xiamenensis genome and encodes:
- a CDS encoding nuclear transport factor 2 family protein; protein product: MLVRYSASLFAALFMNMVSANPKTTENKENDLTEQQTIHLVDKQIAAYNARDIDAFAATYHDDAEIYVYPNQLLLKGKTALIERYKQTFTALTMLRATSVQRIVKGNYLVDLERAESSTHPSQEVTRRVELIATYEIEDGLIKRVTFKR
- a CDS encoding serine hydrolase domain-containing protein; this encodes MLADNDTILYQSAHGYAEQRFQIKNNVDTRFNIASLNKMFTAVSVLQLAEAGKLSLQDPITNYIDHTLLGNGDFSAITIAHLLSHTAGLGYPNYPKTHPNDLRNLNDYLPYLRYIPIVSKPGEQFRYSSEGFILLGLIIEAVSKQPYDDYLKQHVFTKAGMTQTGNFDIDGVTPNIAMGYFYSNELKSMQTNWFIHGIKGNSAGGGYSNVADLYAFSKALTHNHLLTKKYTRLAFSAKPEFHSDHYGFGFSVHHSDSGKVIGHNGAFIGVGADLRVYLDKGITVVVLGNQDMVTTPVITYVNELMRHVQ
- a CDS encoding winged helix-turn-helix domain-containing protein, which encodes MLDCFESEPKAHANNQQVNLRDGFWLNNVQVSPATGELICHGRQTRLEPKVMDVLVLLAHHEGQVVRAETIFEQVWPRAIFNPVSIRRAINQIRNALGDLEKDVLKTYPKRGYALHGVIKTIAVSHQRPQGGSLNEQVILNRTPAYLLYSLAVLLLCGVVGILFMATTSSSPKMPHVSNLRPISATLEDESFSLFTPDSNAIIYLREPENDKLGTQVWLSSLDRTISKLIWQSDEHIRYAAWVRPSLSGYKHQLLFVSQQGNELVFESLLMDSHYQKHAVQRHFTFDGTLGIGNVVVINDSVVFLSKETGVSALYRGNLRTGFVDKIYEPTNVFLPYRVANAEGSSTVAMVGFDEQHRSQIWLLDVQSKQVTTIATLDENWYFVTYSEATKGYLLSDGKRLRYLDNHNELSDIDFENYEFLHFPTMSTNGQHLSFTLKKINGNVFVRRFDEAHARPLTQSNRHSWLASFSPSGRHVAFNSNRNGFSQVFVKEIESGAERLIYANPTQQLALSQPVWNEDGSMLAFARNERLVMVRWQSDTPAIQYFDDVVGVPRYWSSEDNTLVFSRKGVQGQQWFEWSVSNHTEQVLGYLQPFLCYRSDLDTL
- a CDS encoding NAD(P)H-dependent flavin oxidoreductase, whose product is MKTRITELFGIEKPIILPGMSWISVPELVAAVSNAGGLGILATGPLSKAQTKDAIAKIRSLTDKPFGVGVTLMMPGAKENAKIALELEVPVINFSLGKGDWLVEGAKKYGGKVIATVVTEKHALAAQKSGVDALLVTGHEAAAHGGDVTSLCLVPNIVDIVDIPVIAAGGFADSRGLVAALALGADGVAMGSRFATSLESPVHQNVKDAVVAKRVEDTIYSKNFDGLYARVMKTPMAEKATRRPMNIFVAIAKSFKAAKMVDMPLWKLILGLFAQFDKIKMLSLFGAATEKLEAATIHGDLEHGVQFIGQSQGVIHDVRSVQSLMDSMMEDALKLVDVLNLKIKN